One window from the genome of Diospyros lotus cultivar Yz01 chromosome 11, ASM1463336v1, whole genome shotgun sequence encodes:
- the LOC127813001 gene encoding E3 ubiquitin-protein ligase HOS1 isoform X2, whose product MVDRGDLGEQVDTKADKFGKVKKKLTSTEALEHLASIDLIELCHEAKVERCRASRDLRSCGRYVESVLNSCGHASLCTECSQRYDSCPICRTPIPKSGKRLRLRLYYECIEAGLISKKCDDRFREKEDGERQETADIERLYSLFDVAMDNNLVSLICHYVTDVCMDESAVSSDPVIAFLLDEVVVKDWCKRTFKIILSDLQEIYNLTVNEIKTRSSSLLKFSVKLSGISNVVEVLESSFKDALSAQLHDLHHLQESILKTKQHMEIMLWCIRHHFLENVRSRYSNLTSWRASVRERKSAAISRSWPNSVNHPAESSGTNSCTLFIEDALSNIEIEQDYAHERGELEITSLQKDGSSSFFRSKIEGMAGCYPFENLRAAADVLFLRGSSDLVVAKQAIFLYYLFDRHWTRPEEEWRGIIDNFAATFNITRHSLLESFTFYLLDDHSEEALQETCRLLPEISCPTTHPKVAQVLLERQNPDAALMVLRWCGHDGGAHLVSLGEAVTAVRVRVECGLLTEAFMFQRRLCMKVKEKKLKHGSSEHSVGNLKDECRTWVDWVEALVTEICCLCIRRNLVDRMIELPWNSVEEKYVHKSLLDFAVDDPSTAIGSLLVVFYLQRYQYAEAYQVDRKLQSVEQDFISKISVSEEVSLRIEASSQWRAGLVEKGIELLPEVQQQEVKAGKLPEIVVSSVNAAEIPATSNLLKVDEPNPTRLLFTAPMDSSPMLLMDKAMASSETSFFKSSSRPGGFSNHSLFGFGKKGSPSAQQGSSFRNEQRYLKPQSGVGKNVKFEGIRTSGIHSVSPMMKTPLKEFNRSPSRVPQNKSFQDRELDELAPGKEENRFIQRLRNASPYTARVGANAVVSPSDNSAVLKHTARDPYLFASGRRLPSGGPDGWKVPSDDAMDISWSRGEKEYAANDGNVNVGARWRSDDTSEDDELQSPQRVAGPSSYTRGVRRSTILARRRRNS is encoded by the exons GAAGCATTGGAACACTTGGCATCAATTGATTTGATTGAGTTATGCCATGAAGCCAAAGTTGAGCGTTGTCGTGCATCCAGAGACTTGAGAAGCTGTGGACGCTATGTGGAGAGTGTGTTGAACTCTTGTGGTCATGCCTCTTTATGTACAGAGTGCTCTCAGCGATATGATAGTTGCCCAATTTGTAGAACTCCTATACCCAAAAGTGGCAAAAGACTTCGCCTTCGCCTTTACTATGAGTGCATAGAGGCTGGTCTTATCTCCAAAAAATGTGATGACAGATTTCGAGAAAAAGAAGATGGCGAGAGGCAGGAAACTGCTGATATCGAAAGGCTTTATTCTTTGTTTGATGTTGCAATGGATAATAACTTGGTTTCTCTAATATGCCACT ATGTTACAGATGTTTGTATGGATGAGAGTGCAGTGTCAAGTGATCCTGTCATTGCCTTCTTGTTGGATGAAGTGGTTGTCAAGGATTGGTGTAAACGcacgtttaaaattatattgTCAGATCTTCAAGAAATCT ATAATCTAACAGTAAATGAGATAAAAACAAGGTCAAGTTCTCTTCTTAAATTTTCAGTGAAGCTGTCTGGCATATCCAATGTTGTGGAAGTGCTGGAGTCATCATTTAAGGATGCACTCTCAGCTCAGCTTCATGATCTGCATCATCTTCAAGAAAGCATATTAAAGACAAAGCAG cATATGGAGATTATGCTATGGTGCATAAGGCATCATTTTCTTGAGAATGTCAGATCTCGCTACAGTAATCTCACATCTTGGCGTGCTTCTGTCCGTGAAAGGAAATCAGCAGCAATTAGTCGTTCATGGCCCAACTCGGTAAATCACCCTGCGGAGTCCTCTGGAACCAATAGTTGCACTCTGTTTATTGAGGATGCACTGTCAAATATTGAGATAGAACAGGACTATGCACATGAAAGGGGAGAACTAGAAATTACATCATTGCAGAAGGATGGAAGCTCATCATTTTTCAGGTCTAAGATAGAGGGAATGGCAGGATGCTACCCATTTGAAAATCTGCGAGCTGCTGCTGATGTACTATTTTTGCGTGGAAGCTCTGATTTGGTGGTTGCAAAGCAAGCAATA TTTCTTTATTACTTGTTTGATCGACACTGGACAAGACCTGAAGAAGAATGGAGAGGCATTATAGATAACTTTGCTGCTACATTTAACATAACTAGGCATTCCTTACTGGAATCTTTTACCTTTTATCTTTTGGATGACCACAGCGAAGAGGCTCTCCAG GAAACTTGTCGCCTTCTTCCTGAAATCTCATGCCCTACAACTCACCCTAAAGTGGCACAAGTTCTCTTAGAACGGCAAAATCCTGATGCTGCTCTTATGGTTCTAAGGTGGTGCGGGCATGATGGTGGAGCACATTTAGTATCACTTGGTGAGGCTGTCACTGCAGTTCGCGTGAGAGTGGAGTGTGGACTTCTGACTGAAGCATTTATGTTCCAGAGAAGGCTCTGTATGAAAGTTAAGGAAAAGAAGTTGAAGCACGGATCATCTGAGCATTCTGTGGGAAATCTAAAAGATGAGTGCAGGACTTGGGTGGACTGGGTGGAGGCACTGGTGACTGAAATTTGTTGTCTCTGTATCCGGAGAAACTTGGTAGATCGAATGATAGAATTGCCATGGAATtcagttgaagagaaatatgtCCACAAAAGCCTCTTGGATTTTGCTGTTGATGACCCCTCAACAGCAATTGGTAGTCTTCTTGTGGTTTTCTACCTGCAG CGCTACCAATATGCTGAGGCATACCAAGTTGATCGTAAACTTCAGAGTGTGGAGCAGGACTTCATATCAAAAATTTCTGTCAGTGAAGAAGTCTCATTAAGAATTGAAGCGTCAAGTCAGTGGAGAGCCGGATTGGTT GAAAAGGGCATAGAGTTGCTGCCAGAAGTCCAACAGCAAGAAGTAAAGGCTGGAAAATTGCCTGAAATAGTTGTTTCTTCTGTTAATGCGGCTGAAATTCCTGCAACCTCTAATCTTCTGAAGGTAGATGAGCCAAACCCAACAAGATTATTGTTTACTGCCCCTATGGATTCTTCACCTATGCTTTTGATGGACAAAGCAATGGCTTCATCTGAAACTTCATTCTTCAAGAGTTCCTCAAGACCTGGTGGATTTTCTAACCATTCCCTTTTTGGATTTGGGAAGAAAGGCTCTCCCTCCGCTCAGCAAGGTAGCTCCTTCAGAAATGAACAAAGATACCTGAAGCCTCAAAGTGGCGTTGGCAAGAACGTCAAATTTGAGGGAATCAGGACTTCTGGCATTCATAGTGTTAGCCCAATGATGAAAACCCCACTAAAAGAATTCAATAGAAGTCCATCAAGGGTGCCTCAGAATAAGAGCTTCCAGGATCGTGAATTAGACGAACTTGCACCAGGGAAGGAAGAAAATAGGTTCATCCAGAGACTTCGAAATGCCAGTCCGTACACTGCCAGGGTTGGAGCCAATGCAGTAGTCTCACCTAGTGACAATAGTGCTGTACTAAAACATACTGCTAGAGATCCTTACCTATTTGCATCAGGCAGACGGCTGCCATCAGGTGGACCTGATGGATGGAAGGTCCCTTCGGATGATGCAATGGATATCTCctggag CCGTGGAGAGAAGGAATATGCTGCCAACGACGGAAATGTAAACGTCGGAGCGAGATGGAGGTCTGACGACACCAGCGAAGATGATGAACTGCAGAGTCCTCAAAGAGTCGCCGGACCATCTTCTTATACAAGGGGAGTGAGACGCAGCACCATATTAGCTAGAAGACGAAGAAACTCTTGA
- the LOC127813001 gene encoding E3 ubiquitin-protein ligase HOS1 isoform X1, with amino-acid sequence MNDELKITMEGNMVDRGDLGEQVDTKADKFGKVKKKLTSTEALEHLASIDLIELCHEAKVERCRASRDLRSCGRYVESVLNSCGHASLCTECSQRYDSCPICRTPIPKSGKRLRLRLYYECIEAGLISKKCDDRFREKEDGERQETADIERLYSLFDVAMDNNLVSLICHYVTDVCMDESAVSSDPVIAFLLDEVVVKDWCKRTFKIILSDLQEIYNLTVNEIKTRSSSLLKFSVKLSGISNVVEVLESSFKDALSAQLHDLHHLQESILKTKQHMEIMLWCIRHHFLENVRSRYSNLTSWRASVRERKSAAISRSWPNSVNHPAESSGTNSCTLFIEDALSNIEIEQDYAHERGELEITSLQKDGSSSFFRSKIEGMAGCYPFENLRAAADVLFLRGSSDLVVAKQAIFLYYLFDRHWTRPEEEWRGIIDNFAATFNITRHSLLESFTFYLLDDHSEEALQETCRLLPEISCPTTHPKVAQVLLERQNPDAALMVLRWCGHDGGAHLVSLGEAVTAVRVRVECGLLTEAFMFQRRLCMKVKEKKLKHGSSEHSVGNLKDECRTWVDWVEALVTEICCLCIRRNLVDRMIELPWNSVEEKYVHKSLLDFAVDDPSTAIGSLLVVFYLQRYQYAEAYQVDRKLQSVEQDFISKISVSEEVSLRIEASSQWRAGLVEKGIELLPEVQQQEVKAGKLPEIVVSSVNAAEIPATSNLLKVDEPNPTRLLFTAPMDSSPMLLMDKAMASSETSFFKSSSRPGGFSNHSLFGFGKKGSPSAQQGSSFRNEQRYLKPQSGVGKNVKFEGIRTSGIHSVSPMMKTPLKEFNRSPSRVPQNKSFQDRELDELAPGKEENRFIQRLRNASPYTARVGANAVVSPSDNSAVLKHTARDPYLFASGRRLPSGGPDGWKVPSDDAMDISWSRGEKEYAANDGNVNVGARWRSDDTSEDDELQSPQRVAGPSSYTRGVRRSTILARRRRNS; translated from the exons GAAGCATTGGAACACTTGGCATCAATTGATTTGATTGAGTTATGCCATGAAGCCAAAGTTGAGCGTTGTCGTGCATCCAGAGACTTGAGAAGCTGTGGACGCTATGTGGAGAGTGTGTTGAACTCTTGTGGTCATGCCTCTTTATGTACAGAGTGCTCTCAGCGATATGATAGTTGCCCAATTTGTAGAACTCCTATACCCAAAAGTGGCAAAAGACTTCGCCTTCGCCTTTACTATGAGTGCATAGAGGCTGGTCTTATCTCCAAAAAATGTGATGACAGATTTCGAGAAAAAGAAGATGGCGAGAGGCAGGAAACTGCTGATATCGAAAGGCTTTATTCTTTGTTTGATGTTGCAATGGATAATAACTTGGTTTCTCTAATATGCCACT ATGTTACAGATGTTTGTATGGATGAGAGTGCAGTGTCAAGTGATCCTGTCATTGCCTTCTTGTTGGATGAAGTGGTTGTCAAGGATTGGTGTAAACGcacgtttaaaattatattgTCAGATCTTCAAGAAATCT ATAATCTAACAGTAAATGAGATAAAAACAAGGTCAAGTTCTCTTCTTAAATTTTCAGTGAAGCTGTCTGGCATATCCAATGTTGTGGAAGTGCTGGAGTCATCATTTAAGGATGCACTCTCAGCTCAGCTTCATGATCTGCATCATCTTCAAGAAAGCATATTAAAGACAAAGCAG cATATGGAGATTATGCTATGGTGCATAAGGCATCATTTTCTTGAGAATGTCAGATCTCGCTACAGTAATCTCACATCTTGGCGTGCTTCTGTCCGTGAAAGGAAATCAGCAGCAATTAGTCGTTCATGGCCCAACTCGGTAAATCACCCTGCGGAGTCCTCTGGAACCAATAGTTGCACTCTGTTTATTGAGGATGCACTGTCAAATATTGAGATAGAACAGGACTATGCACATGAAAGGGGAGAACTAGAAATTACATCATTGCAGAAGGATGGAAGCTCATCATTTTTCAGGTCTAAGATAGAGGGAATGGCAGGATGCTACCCATTTGAAAATCTGCGAGCTGCTGCTGATGTACTATTTTTGCGTGGAAGCTCTGATTTGGTGGTTGCAAAGCAAGCAATA TTTCTTTATTACTTGTTTGATCGACACTGGACAAGACCTGAAGAAGAATGGAGAGGCATTATAGATAACTTTGCTGCTACATTTAACATAACTAGGCATTCCTTACTGGAATCTTTTACCTTTTATCTTTTGGATGACCACAGCGAAGAGGCTCTCCAG GAAACTTGTCGCCTTCTTCCTGAAATCTCATGCCCTACAACTCACCCTAAAGTGGCACAAGTTCTCTTAGAACGGCAAAATCCTGATGCTGCTCTTATGGTTCTAAGGTGGTGCGGGCATGATGGTGGAGCACATTTAGTATCACTTGGTGAGGCTGTCACTGCAGTTCGCGTGAGAGTGGAGTGTGGACTTCTGACTGAAGCATTTATGTTCCAGAGAAGGCTCTGTATGAAAGTTAAGGAAAAGAAGTTGAAGCACGGATCATCTGAGCATTCTGTGGGAAATCTAAAAGATGAGTGCAGGACTTGGGTGGACTGGGTGGAGGCACTGGTGACTGAAATTTGTTGTCTCTGTATCCGGAGAAACTTGGTAGATCGAATGATAGAATTGCCATGGAATtcagttgaagagaaatatgtCCACAAAAGCCTCTTGGATTTTGCTGTTGATGACCCCTCAACAGCAATTGGTAGTCTTCTTGTGGTTTTCTACCTGCAG CGCTACCAATATGCTGAGGCATACCAAGTTGATCGTAAACTTCAGAGTGTGGAGCAGGACTTCATATCAAAAATTTCTGTCAGTGAAGAAGTCTCATTAAGAATTGAAGCGTCAAGTCAGTGGAGAGCCGGATTGGTT GAAAAGGGCATAGAGTTGCTGCCAGAAGTCCAACAGCAAGAAGTAAAGGCTGGAAAATTGCCTGAAATAGTTGTTTCTTCTGTTAATGCGGCTGAAATTCCTGCAACCTCTAATCTTCTGAAGGTAGATGAGCCAAACCCAACAAGATTATTGTTTACTGCCCCTATGGATTCTTCACCTATGCTTTTGATGGACAAAGCAATGGCTTCATCTGAAACTTCATTCTTCAAGAGTTCCTCAAGACCTGGTGGATTTTCTAACCATTCCCTTTTTGGATTTGGGAAGAAAGGCTCTCCCTCCGCTCAGCAAGGTAGCTCCTTCAGAAATGAACAAAGATACCTGAAGCCTCAAAGTGGCGTTGGCAAGAACGTCAAATTTGAGGGAATCAGGACTTCTGGCATTCATAGTGTTAGCCCAATGATGAAAACCCCACTAAAAGAATTCAATAGAAGTCCATCAAGGGTGCCTCAGAATAAGAGCTTCCAGGATCGTGAATTAGACGAACTTGCACCAGGGAAGGAAGAAAATAGGTTCATCCAGAGACTTCGAAATGCCAGTCCGTACACTGCCAGGGTTGGAGCCAATGCAGTAGTCTCACCTAGTGACAATAGTGCTGTACTAAAACATACTGCTAGAGATCCTTACCTATTTGCATCAGGCAGACGGCTGCCATCAGGTGGACCTGATGGATGGAAGGTCCCTTCGGATGATGCAATGGATATCTCctggag CCGTGGAGAGAAGGAATATGCTGCCAACGACGGAAATGTAAACGTCGGAGCGAGATGGAGGTCTGACGACACCAGCGAAGATGATGAACTGCAGAGTCCTCAAAGAGTCGCCGGACCATCTTCTTATACAAGGGGAGTGAGACGCAGCACCATATTAGCTAGAAGACGAAGAAACTCTTGA